The Phalacrocorax carbo chromosome 2, bPhaCar2.1, whole genome shotgun sequence region aaaagaaatgaaagagaaatgaaaatgaaaataaataaaatgaaaataaaaactggaaataaaagtaaacattaaataaatgaaaaaagaaatgaaacaaattaaaataaataaaatgaaagtgaaaactggaaattaaaattaagaaaaataaaagtgaaaatgaaaagtaaactggaaataaaaataaatgaaaatgaaaataaacaagaaaggcaaatggaaatgaaaataaacaaaatgaaaatgaaaataaaactgggaataaaagtaaaaatttaaaaaaataaatgaaaggaaaaatgaaaaagaaatgcaagacaagtgaaaatttaaaaagtgaatttaaaaggaaaatttaaataaaaaagaggaataaaaataaaaattattaaaaatgaaaataaaactggaaataaaaacaaaataaaaaaattaatgacaatgaagataaaaaagaaataaaatgaaaatgaaaatgataataaataaaatgaaaataaaactgaaactcaaacccaaaaccacatgAAACGGGATGGGACAAAACTGAGAATGAGGACACAGACTGACTCCCAGtggggcggccggcggggccgtGGGGGGACCCTCTCCCCGGGGAGCGCCGGGTTTCCACCGCCGGCGCGCCGAATCCAGCGTGAGCGCGGCAACGGCCGCGAAGTGAGTTTGACACCTCTGCTGCGACCCGGgcatccccccccccacctccccccccaccccccggcccccggccgtGCCGCCACGGCGGGGGCCTCGCCCCGACCCGTCCCCGGAGCCGGCGCTCGCACACGGGGACACCCCGCCTGGGTCCGGCCCCTCTTGCCCCCGCGCCGGCTCCGCGTGACACCGGCGGCCCCCCAGACCCTCCCCATCTCTGCCCCGCTGCGAGGCGGCGCCCACGGGCTGTGGGGATCCCCAACCCTCCGGCCGGGCCGTGGGTGGCCCgcgggcagcaccccctcctgCCGGACTCGGGGCCAGGCACCGACGATCCCCGCGCCCCGGCCGGGCCGGATCCCACCCTCCGCCGGAGCGCACCAGCGGGGATGGAGCCGGGACGGCCGAGCCCGGGACTGGAGGGCAGCTCCTACAATTCCCACCCGTTTGGGGTCAAATAGTCAAAATTTATGCCTCTTCTAATCTGCCATgacccaaaaaaaccacctcgGGAGCCGGGAATCAAGCTGGCTCCccttccaggtttttttttttttttaaatttttttgatCCAAAGCTACTCAGGAAACCAGGAGAAACATCTGGAGATGGTGATATCAGAGAATCATTTGGTCTGGGTTAGGAGGGACCTCTAAAGGGCTCCTCGTGGGCCAGGAGAAGTCCTGGGAGCTCTCGCTTACGGCCACCCCCAGCGGAGGTGACGCCGAGCCTGCAGCAAAGGTGTCAACGCTCGTTTCGTGCCGGGTCTCACGCTGGATTTCTGTGCACCGACGAGGAAAGGCCGGCGGTAAAGGCACCACCGCGCTCGCTGTACCTCCAGGAGGGCTGTTGGATGAGTTCCTCGCCCACCTTTCAACGAGGAAACTCATGAATGCGAAggggaaaggaataaaatagtaatatatATATGGGTTGCAACATCAGCAGGGGCAAAAGCCACCGGGCAACGGTTTCCCTCTTACCTTTAGTGTCATTCACCGGATCCATGTGCCTGTAAATATATCCTTCTAGGTAGGAATGAAATTTGGGTGTGGGTGGGAAAAAGGCCAAACAAATGGCCATGAGCTCCCAGCCCCGGGCCAGGCTCTCGTAACGGAAGTTCTCGGTGGTCTGCCGGCACAGCTGGATGTAGAGCTCGTCTCTCAGACCCTGCATGCTCCAGCCTTTGGTGGCGATCTCCAAGGCCACGTTGAGTTGGTCCGTCTTGGCCCGCCGGTCCCCCATGTACATCTGAATCAGTTTAAATATCTCGCACGCCTCTTTCTTGACGTTACGGTCGTTGGTCATGATCATGGGTTTCTTGATGGACTCGCTGCTCCAGGCCAGCATGTTGGCGATGGACACCTTCCTGCGGAAGAGCCCTTGGGTGTGCTTGTTGAAGTGCTTGGAGGCCCAGTTCTCAATGTCCGTCTCCGAGGAGGGCTTCCGCAGGTTGAAGGTGGGGAAGACACAGCTGGCGCTAGGCATCATGTTCCTGGTCTGTCTGCTGCTCTCGAACTGGGCGCAGGCACCGAGATCCTCCGACTAGGAGACAGCAGCCAGACAAGTCCATGTTACAAACAGCGTGGCCACACCACCAAACCAACcagccaaccaaccaacaaaccaaacatgAAACCAACCATGGAACCAACCAAACAtgaaaccaaccaaccaacaaaccaaccacgaaaccaaccaaccaacaaaccaaacatgaaaccaaccaaccaacaaaccaaccacgaaaccaaccaaccaacaaaccaaacatgaaaccaaccaaccaaccacgAAACCAACCAACCATGAAACCAACCAACCAtgaaaccaaccaaccaaccaagaAACCAACCATAAAAACAACCaaatcaaccaaccaaccaacgaCTCAACCAACCATGAAACcagccaaccaaccaaccaacaaaccaaccatGAAACCAACCATAAAAACAACCaaatcaaccaaccaacaacTCAGCCAGCCATGAAACcagccaaccaaccaaccaaccaaccaaacatgaaaacaaccaacaaaccaaccaaccaaccaaccaaccaaccaaccaaccaaccaaccaaccaaccaaccaaccaacgaacgaacaaaccaaccaaccatgaaaacaaccaacaaatcaaccaaacaagcaacaaaccaaccaaccatgAAACCAGCCAGCCAACCAACCATgaaaccaacaaaccaaccatCGCATCAAGAGGTCACCCCACACTCGCACCAAAAGCTACGTCCTCTCCAAGTAGCTGCTCCTCAATCCCACTGTGGGCAGGtgcagctggcccagtgacAGGGGCTAATGGTGCTCGTGGCACCAGTCGACATCGGGAGGGAGGGGACCAGTGGGGATATCAAAGCCTGACGTGCTGGACTCCCTTCGCACCCGACACCCTGGTCACTCAGGCTTTGCAGTCATGGATAGAAGCAGCTGGTGGCTATTAGTAATGTGGGGGAAGCAAAGGACAAGTGGCTTTGGGCTCCACCAGTCCTTCAGTGAGGGGACACACTCACCTGTAACCAGCCCCCAAATaatcccccctccccaaagtcATGTTGCACGGTTCTCCAGCGGCCACAGGAGGAGGCTGGCGGCTCCTCCAAGCCATGAGCAACACGGATGTTGTTTCTTTACCTCCCGTGTGCAGAGGGACACAAGCTGCCCAGGATCCATCCTCAGCTGCAGGGCACCCAGCTGGGAAGGACCTCTGCAGAGCAAAGGGTACCCCTGCAGACCACCATCCTTCTACTACTGGAACCAGCACAACTTATGGCTAGCACCCCAGGAGGTGGAGGGACACCCAAACAGCTGATGACCAGCATGGAGAATGGTCACTTGGGATGGACTACTCCCTGGTCTCGCAGGGCTTCATCGTCTGTCAGCTCCCTCTTCTGCACGTGCAACATCCGGGCCAACATCACCTGGGTTTGGTGGCCCTGGGGATGTGACCCGTGGCTTGGCAGGGAATGACATGCCACACCATCCAGAGGTGACATTGCTGTCCTCACCATGCGCAGGGGAACCGTGTTGGTGGCCTTGAGCCAGGACTGTGCACAAGGTGACCACAGTGGTGCCACGGGTTTGGGGCTGGGCTTTTAGACAAggaacagaaggagaaaagcaggaggCAAAACGAAGGTGGAACGAGCCAGGGCCATGTGGGGGTGGCAAGTCCAGAAGGGGACAAGGAAGACACTCAAAGAGCCACCAGAGCTGCTGGTAGACATCTAAACCTCAGTGTCTTCAAACAAGTCAAGTTTCTTTTCTCCTCGCTCAACAGCTCCTCCCTTCCCAGTCTTGAGGTCTTCTCTTTCCACTGATGTCGCTCAGCTCCAGCCTTGCACCACGGTGACGACAGCAAGGACCTGGCCATGGGGACACAGAAGCTTCACCCCTGAGGGATCCAGCTCTGCCATTCCTGTGGAGGCCACATCACCTGAAAGGTCCTTCTGTGTCCTCCAGCTGGTCAGCTGAAGGCATGCGGGCCTTTCTGGGTGGAAGGAGATGCAGCATTTGCCACAAGGCTTCTCGCTCTGCAGCCATCGCTGCCACGCCTCTTCCAAAAGCTGGGCCACGAGCTGGGCCACCGCCAGCCACGCTGCTCATCCAGGGCACCCAGGGAGAAGCAAAGGACCACGTTGGCTGGGGATGTCAGCCTTCTCCAGCCAAGTCCACTCCAGTGGACAGCGTGGTCAAGCTGGGGAGCGACACAGGCAGCAGAACGTGATGGGTCCTCTGCTGCTAGTGCCAATGTAAAACTAGCGTCAGCCCTAATTAGCACAGTCCTAAATGAACTTGGGGGAAGCCTCGGCCTACAAGGGGATAAGCAACAGGGTGTCAACGGCAGCCGGCCGTCACCTCCTGGCAAGGGGTGACCCTCCTTTCAGCTCGGGGATTAGGGGAACGCTCAAACTCAAGCATTCTGTGGGGGAAGGAAGCCCTGGTCCCACGTGGATGGGACTTGGACGTATCCCAGTGCAGGGCCAACGTGGGGACACGCCGTTGGTGACACTGGGCATGTCCCCATCGGTTGCGCCACCCTGTCACATCTCCTGGGCGCTTCTGTCTTCTGCCAGGTCTCCACATCTCCCCATGTGTCATCTCCAGCGTCATTTTGCTCTGGTTTTCTTCTCCGTTTCTGCCGCATCTTGCTGTCATGGACAGCGTGATCACCCTCCACCCAAAGCTTCCTGCCTGGACCAGCCGCAGGTCCATTCCCACCGCAAGAGGCTTCTACTTCAACCGATGTTGAAGGTTGCTCAGCTGATGGGGGTGGAGGAAACCTAACTAAAACCATGTAACAACGTTAGACATGATCAtcaaatggtttgggttgggagggaccttcaaagatcatccactccaaccctcctgccatgggcagggacatctcccaCTAGAcgaggttgctcagagccccgtccaaccttgccttgaatgtttccagggatggagcatccacaagttctctggacaacctgggccagtgtccCACCCCCTTGGCTGGAAATCTGCTCTTCCTGGAACGGGTGTCCCAGAGCTTGAGGACAACATCAGACAGGGTCAACCAGACAGAACGGCCCAGGCAGCGGAGCCCCACCACATCCTGAGCTCCACGCAGAAGGCACAGGATCGCTGATGGTGGGAGCTATTCCTCCTGGCCAACATGAGCATCCAATGCAGGTTTGGAGCTCTCCAGTTTTGGGTTTGAACCTCCTTGTGCAGCACCGAGTGCTTGGGGACGCTTGTGCTTAGGGAattttctcctgctgcctctggaTGTGACGCCCCACTGATTTCCTTACACATTCCCATGggcaaaaaaggcattttccaAACAATTTGCTGTTTCCCAGATCCATGTCCAGGGtctctctcctccttgctgATACCAAACTCCATCTTCCAGGCAGTCTTCCATGTCAGATTGCTCTCACCAGGGTAACTATCCCCACACATAGTGTCatcatccatttttaaaaagctgttataGCTTTTCCTAGCGTCCTTCTATCAACTCTTGTTGCATCCAAAAAGCAATTCAAGTGGTTTTCCTCTGGACACCCTTGTCTTCACCTCCCCACCTCCCATCCCCAGGCTCCTCTGGCTGCGGGGACGCAGGCAGCGTCACTGCCCTTGCCCACAGCGGGAGAACCACAGGTCAGAGGGGCAGATTTTGGGTGTCGGATgctggaggggaaaaagcagGAGCGCGGAAAGCCAGAAGCTGCTGATGGGAAACATCTGATGGGCTGGAAGATGGGCTCAGGGGATGCACCAGCAGGTCCAGGTCAGAGCCCACGGGGGGCtgtcagcagcaggagggctACACCGCCACAAGAATGGACtgtggcagccccaggagcaccTCTGGGACGGGAGCTTGGGGCAGGAGGGGTCTCCAGGACTGGGGCAGCTCAGTCCCAGGGAGGGAACAGGCAGCTCAGAGCCCTGGGACGCAGATCCTGGAAAGCTGATGTGCTAGGGGCTGTTTCTACCCAACATTTTGAGGGACCAGCTTGCTAAGGACCAACTTTGAGGGACCAGCTTGCTAAGGACCAACTTCTTTGAGGGACCAGTTTCCTAAGGACCAACTTCTTTGAGGGACCAGCTTGCTAAGGACCAACTTCTTTGAGGGACCAGTTTGCTAAGGACCAACTTCTTTGAGGGACCAGCTTGCTAAGGACCAACTTCTTTGAGGGACCAGCTTGCTAAGGACCAACTTCTTCGAGGGACCAGCTGGCTAAGGAGCAACTTCTTTGAGGGACCAGTTTCCTAAGGACCAACTTCTTTGAGGGACCAGTTTCCTAAGGACCAACTTCTTCGAGGGACCAGCTGGCTAAGGAGCAACTTCTTTGAGGGACCAGTTTCCTAAGGACCAACTTCTTTGAGGGACCAGCTTGCTAAGGACCAACTTCTTCGAGGGACCAGCTTGCTAAGGAGCAACTTTGAGGGACCAGTTTGCTAAGGAGCAGTTTCTTTGAGAACGCAAATCTGGCAGCCAGGTCGGCAGCGCTGTTGATCCCCATGTGCcagggaggagatggaggcAGGACCTGCGTGGGGCGCTGCCTGTGATCAGATGGCACCGCCTGCACCAGAGGGACGAAGCTCCTCAACTTACTTTCAGTCCTCCCTGGGGAAAACAACTGGAAATTGCCTCGGAGTTACTGGTGGGTCCGGTGACGGGTTCAGCCACCACTTGGATGGCTGGAGCTGGGGTGGTGGGTCAAGACTCAAACTCAAAGGTGGTGCTGGCCGTTCCTGCTCACTGCAAAAGCCAAGGGCCAGCAGcgctgctccagcacctcgaaCCGCTACAGCTGGGAACAATCTGGGGAGCAAACCCTCATTTTTGGCAGAGGACCTCTTTGAAAATGGAAGCCGGTGGAGAGAGCAGAGAGAGGCTGATTTTCTCACTGCTGTTTACACACCCTGGCCATACCTCCTCGCTGTGCAGAAGGGACATCCCTGCTCACGTGTCTCCCCCAGCTAGAGATGGCATTTTGGGTGTCCCCGGAATCCAGCGCTCTTAGAGGATGATACAAAGCCCGGGCTGAGCCACCGCGAGATTGCTAAGGGAAACCTGCACCGCTGCTGTCCGACGGTGCCGTGACGTGAAATGCAAGATGAGTTAATGCAAAGCATACGAGCCCTGTGCGTGTGCCGGGATCACCGAGCACAGCCGGGGACGGGCACTTGGCGCTCCCCTGGGAGCCGGGTGGGTGCTCGGGGTCCAGGAGCTGGCTCCCACTGAGCAGCAGCCAGACCGCGGGAGGACACGCAGCACCCGAAGCCGTGGCGCAGGGCTGAGGCTGCCACGGTGCAGAGGTGCCTGTGCCGGTGCTTGGTGGCTACAAAGGTGCGGGATTGCCTGGGGACCGTCCTGCTGGATCTGCAGCAGAGGTAGGGATTTAAACCAGCTTTATAAGAAGGAGCTTTAATGGGGAGGGTGGCAGGGACACCGCGCTGCCACACGGTGTGGTCGGCCTAACCTGGCTCGGCACCCGAGGAGGTGCCGCGCGGCGGGCGAGGGTTGGCAGCGTGGGGTATGCACCAAAGCCCCCCAGCAGCGGGGACATCCCCGAGGACGTTACCTGAGACGGATGCAAGTAGGGCTCGGGGGAGGCCAGGTTGGTCTGCACAGAGACGCTCTTCTCCAGCAGGATCTGGGGGAAGCCCAGCTTCTCGAAGGTGTTCCTCTTCCAGTGCTTGTTCTCCTGCTGCGCCAACGCCTCGTCCTCGCTGAAGGCTCGCACCACCGGACCCGGCATGGGTAAAGGGAGGGCACCGTCACTCTCGTAGCCCGAACCGTCCTTTTGGGAATCCCAGCTGCTCCGTTGTTTCATGTGGTAGTGGGCTTGCTGGGCTTCCCAAGCCAGGCGTGCctgtgccaggaagggctcgGGGAAGccccgcgccgcctccgcctcTGCCGCCTTACTCTCCGTACGGTTCATCGGTGACCTGTTGGGTCCCGGGGTGGCTCGTTCCTCACCCAGCATCTGCTCGCCCAACACCTCCCGGTCCCCCGAGCCGTCCGTGGAGGAGGCGTTGGGGTCGTGGGATAGGGAAGGCTTTCGGCTTTTCCTCTTTCGGGTGGAGGGCGAGTAGCCGGTGGAGGACAAGGTGTCCTGTTGGCTGGACCATGACATGGAGTCCTCACCCTGGGCCACCTGGCCACCCGTTGGACCAGGGCAGAAGTCGGGTCCCTCCATGCTGCTGTAGTCACCTGATTTGATCTCCAAGCGTTGGTCCCGGAccaggcaggggctgtgctgcagcgAGTAGGAGCCGCCAATGGGGTTGGGGGAATATTTATGCCTCAACCCCGTCTTCATCTTGGGGCTGGAGCCCGACTGCTCAACGTAGACCAGTTGCCTGACATACTCCTTGCCGGCGGGGCTGTACTCCAGGCTCATGAACCGGTCGGGACACTTCTGTTTGGTGAGCACCAACTGCTGGTAGGGCGAGTTGGAGCCTTGCTTGGGCGATTGCAGGAAGGGGTGAGGTTTACGGATGGGCGATTTCTGCGGCGAGCCGGCTTTGTAGCTCCCGCTGGCTTCGTACTGCATGTC contains the following coding sequences:
- the ARHGAP39 gene encoding rho GTPase-activating protein 39 isoform X4, with the translated sequence MAERLEWVEIIEPRTRERMYANLITGECVWDPPAGVRIKRTNENQWWELFDPNTSRFYYYNATTQRTVWHRPQNCDIIPLAKLQTLKQNTESPRASTENSPGRSSNVSREGSTSSSLEQELEGSEKVQEQRSSRQSTQYAVVKEETESSSPSGVFEKEYDIYRDYSAEGQLLHYRTSSLRWNAGTKERMLIKVTDREPSFLMHQGNGYAPENQPGTRSRRPSGGQQSPNLQTFAPDTDNSVFFPERKQSPFLKRAEHVGSCSPLLGRGDSFCSPLQAQHRKHSSESQPSSPRYAYEPPLYEEPPMEYQAPIYDEPPVDMQYEASGSYKAGSPQKSPIRKPHPFLQSPKQGSNSPYQQLVLTKQKCPDRFMSLEYSPAGKEYVRQLVYVEQSGSSPKMKTGLRHKYSPNPIGGSYSLQHSPCLVRDQRLEIKSGDYSSMEGPDFCPGPTGGQVAQGEDSMSWSSQQDTLSSTGYSPSTRKRKSRKPSLSHDPNASSTDGSGDREVLGEQMLGEERATPGPNRSPMNRTESKAAEAEAARGFPEPFLAQARLAWEAQQAHYHMKQRSSWDSQKDGSGYESDGALPLPMPGPVVRAFSEDEALAQQENKHWKRNTFEKLGFPQILLEKSVSVQTNLASPEPYLHPSQSEDLGACAQFESSRQTRNMMPSASCVFPTFNLRKPSSETDIENWASKHFNKHTQGLFRRKVSIANMLAWSSESIKKPMIMTNDRNVKKEACEIFKLIQMYMGDRRAKTDQLNVALEIATKGWSMQGLRDELYIQLCRQTTENFRYESLARGWELMAICLAFFPPTPKFHSYLEGYIYRHMDPVNDTKGGRGTHPTALLEVQRARWCLYRRPFLVGAQKSSVRPGTKRALTPLLQARRHLRWGWP